From Brochothrix thermosphacta DSM 20171 = FSL F6-1036, a single genomic window includes:
- the iolB gene encoding 5-deoxy-glucuronate isomerase has translation MADNKLLVKPKKGQVVHEVNETNSELSYVSLKVLELEVNEAYIETLKDKECCIVALTGQITVTEGDNKFENIGTRHSVFEKIPTDSVYVSNGRQFGIRADSEAKVVLAYAPSAKQLPTTLISAADNTVEHRGKYANKRMVHNILPDSVTTANSLLVVEVYTEAGNWSSYPPHKHDQDNLPEESLLEETYYHEMNPPQGFVFQRVYTDDRSIDETMTVENGDVVIVPAGYHPVAVPDGYTSYYLNVMAGPTKKWQFHNDKPHEWILTRD, from the coding sequence ATGGCGGATAATAAATTATTAGTCAAACCAAAAAAAGGACAAGTCGTTCATGAAGTGAATGAAACTAATTCAGAGCTCTCTTATGTGAGTTTGAAAGTTTTAGAGCTAGAAGTTAACGAAGCCTATATCGAAACATTAAAAGACAAAGAGTGCTGTATTGTAGCCCTTACAGGTCAAATAACAGTGACTGAAGGTGATAATAAGTTTGAGAATATCGGCACGCGTCACTCAGTATTTGAAAAAATACCGACAGATAGTGTTTATGTCTCAAACGGCCGTCAATTTGGAATCCGTGCAGATAGCGAGGCAAAAGTTGTCCTCGCTTATGCACCATCTGCAAAACAGTTGCCCACTACGCTCATCTCTGCAGCGGATAATACAGTTGAACATCGCGGGAAATATGCGAATAAGCGTATGGTACACAATATATTGCCTGATTCTGTCACGACAGCAAATAGCTTACTAGTCGTAGAGGTTTACACAGAGGCTGGTAATTGGTCGAGCTATCCACCACATAAGCATGATCAGGATAATCTGCCAGAAGAATCGTTACTTGAAGAAACGTATTATCATGAAATGAACCCACCACAAGGCTTTGTCTTCCAACGCGTTTATACTGACGATCGTTCAATTGATGAGACGATGACGGTAGAAAATGGTGATGTGGTCATTGTTCCTGCTGGTTATCATCCAGTTGCGGTACCCGATGGTTACACTTCTTACTATTTAAATGTAATGGCTGGGCCAACAAAAAAATGGCAATTCCACAATGATAAACCACATGAATGGATTTTAACAAGAGATTAA